GATAATATTTGCTAAAATATTCATTAATATGCTATTAACTTTTGTAATTTAGTATAATCATTCATTTAATGTTTCAATAACATGGTAAAGCGCAAGTCTCCTCAGAAACTACCTACTGAGGCTGAGAAAGAAAGAGGCAGAGAAGTCCTTTTTAGTCTTAAGGTTTTGATGAACGTGTTGTTTGCACTTCTTATCTTTCAATCTTTTCTCATTTTGCCTAGGCCAGAGGACCCTGAATTTGAATACTACTCCTTAGCCCAGATTTTTGAGGGAAATATTGATAAACTCATGGTCATGCTGATCGGACTCGTACTGGTTGTTACCTATTGGATTCAAATTAACAAGCAACTCGGTAATTTGGTGCGCAGTTCAATGGTTCATGCTGCGGTTGGGGTTGCCCAGATGATCTCGCTGATGCTCTATTTATATTTCGTTCGTTTTGATATGGAGTTTGAAGGCCTTATCATAGCTCTTCAGATGCAAAGCGTTTTTTTGGCTCTCGCAGGATTTTTAGGGGTTTATAACTGGGTTTATGCCAGAAAGCATAAACTTACTTCTCACCATATAAATGATAAAGAAGAAAAGAAAATGTTTTTTCAATTGCTGCCGGAACCTTCAGCAGCCTTGTTTGCACTTCCTTTTGCGTCCATAAGTCCTGAAGCATGGACACTGTCTTTTTTAATACTCATTCCATTTACCTTTATTTGCAACAAACTGGCAAAGTAGAATGCGTTATTTAATCAAAGATTTCGTTTAAGATTTTGGCAAGCCTGATCCCTGATTTTTGAAGCTGGGACTGAACTGTTTCAAAGTGGTCATAGGAATAGCGATAACCTAGTTTTTCATCCATTTTGGCAGATGCATATACTTTTTTAGCGAGTGCCTGTGATTCATAGGTCCAGTCTAAAATGCTTCCTTTTTCGATATTTTTTATCTGTTCACGAGAAAGGGTTTTGGAGTTTGCCGCAAGTTCAGTATAGCTCATATTGAAAGATTCGATCATTTCTGAATCCCACACCCTGTGAAGGTTGGATTTGTCATAATGCCAAAGCACTTTTATGTCGTTTCCACCTCTGTCCTCAGCTCTTCCAACATGCAAAGGCTGGTGGAGGTCTCCTACAAGATGAACAAGGAATTTAAGGTAAAATGATTTGTCCTCCTGACTGGTGTTTGGATCTTTCAGCTGGTCAACACAAGTTTGGATTCCCATCACTATGTCTCCTCTTTTATCCTTTTTACTTGTCTCGTATTTTGTGTCAAAAGGGAAATTCACAAAATGCCAGGTGTAGTATTTATCGTATTTTTTATCCGATTTAATGTCGTCACCATAGGTAGAGACCATAGCGAGGCCCCGGCCATTTAGAATATTATTGATCTGTTTTTTGGCTTTTTTGCTCAAGTGCCTTTCTGCTATTTCACCTACTGTACGGTGCCCTGTTGCCCCCCAATCCGGAGTATTTGCAAACAGACTGTTGCATATAATTATTGATAGTATAAAAAGGGTGAGAGATCTGTTCATTTGTGTCTAATTTTGATTGGTAAAGGTATAAAAAAAGAGGGTCTGTTTTGACAGACCCTCAGAGTTACACAAATTTAATCTAATCAACGAATTAACGTCAAGAGATCGATATAATGGGACAAACTTTTAATGTTCATTCATCCTGAAATCAGCATACGCATCCATACCATGCTCGAATCCATCAAGGCCTTCCAGCTCTTCTTTTTCAGAAACTCGGATACCAACTGTTTTCTTCAGGGTAAACAGGATAATAAAAGAGGAAACAATACATACGATTGCGTATGAAAGAATACCTACAATCTGGCTGATCAGTTGGTCAACACCGGCAAGGCTACCGAAAATACCTACAGCTAAGGTTCCCCAGATTCCGCATATTAGGTGAACTGCAATAGCACCAACGGGATCATCCAGTTTTATTCTATCTATAAAGGCAACGGCAAGAACAATGATAGCACCACCAATACTTCCGATAAGGATTGCGTCAGTTGGAGACATTTGGTCTGCTCCGGCAGTGATACTTACTAGTCCTCCTAAAATTCCATTTAGGTACATGGTAAGGTCAAGGTTTTTATACATTGCCGTTGACAGTAAAAACGATGCAACACCACCTGCAGCAGCTGCCAAACAGGTTGTAACAAGTGTGAGTGAGGTCAACTCAGGATCGGCAGATAAGACTGATCCTCCGTTAAAACCAAACCAACCTAACCAAAGAATCAGTACCCCGGCTGTAGCCAGTGGAATATTGTGGCCAGGTATCGCCATTGGTTTTCCGTCTTTGAATTTTCCTATTCTGGCACCCAGTAACCAAACGGCTACCAAGGCTGCCCATCCACCTACTGAATGAACCAGTGTTGATCCGGCGAAGTCATAAAAAGGAGTTTCTCTCATGTCTAAGAACCCACCTCCCCATTTCCATGAACCGGCCCATGGGTAAATGATTCCGACGTAAACCAATACGAAAATCATGAACGGTACGATTTTGATACGTTCAGCTACGGCTCCTGAAACGATTGTTGCCGCTGTGGCTGCAAACATTCCCTGGAACAGGAAGTCAGTCCACCAGGTATATCCGCCATCCGCGTATGCCGCAGTCATTCCTCCTTCAGGAGGCGTGATTCCGAATCCAGCAAAGCTAAAGAAGCCTGAAGACCCTTCAGCGAATCCCGGATACATTAAATTGAATCCTACAAGGCAATAAAGAAGTAGGCCAATTGTAATGATAAATATATTTTTGAATAAAATGTTAATTGTGTTTTTCTGTCTGGTCAATCCGATTTCCAGGAATGCAAAACCTAAGTGCATAAAGAAAACCAGGGCTGTACAGATCATCATCCACACATTGTTTATAGTAAGTAATTCCATGTCTCTTTTAATTTTTTGGTTAGATTATTTCAGCGTGTCGCCTCCTTTTTCTCCTGTTCGTATTCTGTAGCAATCAACGATTTCAGAAACGAAAATTTTCCCATCTCCTACTTCTCCTGTGGAACCGGCATCAAGGATTGCCTTAATGGTCACTTCCTCAAAATCGTCATTTACTACTATTGATAAGAACCTTCTCTGAATGTCACTGGTGCTGTAAGAAACACCTCTGTAAACATGTCCTTCTTTTTCATTTCCACGTCCGGTGGCATCCCAGTAGGAGAAGAAGTTTACCCCAACACTGTGCAAGGCTTCTTTTACATCAGAATATTTTGATTTTCTGATAATTGCTTCGATTTTTTTCATAATTAATTATTGTTTAGAATTTGTATACTGCTGCTACTAGGAACGATGCAAGTGAACCGGTAGGGTCAAGGTCACTGTTTACGAAAGTGTCCTCGCTCGTTGTATCGATTCTGAATTCAGGAATGATCATCAGATCACCTATGGCATAGTTACCAGTTAATGTGAATTCAAATGCATTGGCGTCTCCATTGTCATCATATCCTCCTATGGCGCCAACACCTTCTTTGCTTTCTCCAAAATATTCTGCTCTAAATCCAAGGGCAAAATTGTCAGAAGTTTGTAATTGAGGATATATTGCTACCCCGTAAAAAGAGGCATCGGTATCATTATCAACATAATAAGTTGAGTTCAATCCAAGATAGAAGGAATCTGTAATGTCAAAACCTGTGGTCAAATCAACCTGAAACTGAGGTCCGTAAAGAAAATTCAAATAAGTTCCTTTGAATCCTACCTGTGCCCCAAGTGTATAGTTGTTTGTCGGGTTAAAGTTGGTATAGTCGTTATCGTTCATAATGGCTGCCATGAATGACCAGTCATCATTGATTGCCCAGTCCATTTTTAGACCCGTGTGAGAAAAAGGTCCGTATGAAAACATATATGAAGTGGAATAGTTGAAGTTACCTGTTGGAGAAATAACCTCGTAACCTAAAAATGTATTGAAGTTACCGAAAGTTAAGGTCACTTTATCTGAAACATTCCAATAAACATAAAGCTGGTTTACTATTTGAGAACTGTTTCCAAGATCGGGAGCGCCGTCGCCGTCAATATCCCATTGAAGTGATCCGAAAACTGCATCTGTTCCTCTTGGTCCGAATACTAAATCAGCCACAGCTCCAACTTTCTTTCCTTCATAAGCGATTATAGCATTCGCCATACCAATGGCAAAACCGTTTCCATTTGCAAATGATGTATTCGGAGTCTGATGGTTGTCTCCTCCGTTAGGTGCATTTATATTTGTTCGGTAATAAACATCTGCACTTCCACTAAAACTGAATTTTTTCTTTTTTTCTTCTTCTGCTTTCTCTGTTGTTTCTTCCTGAGCATATGTGAGGAAGCTAAAAAGTAGTAAAGCAATTGTAAATAGATTTTTCATAATTAATTTGTTTTCGTAATTAAAAATTTGTTAGTAATACTTGAGTTTCAATTTTATGATTAATCGTTGTAAAAGTATGTTTAATTAAAAATACCCCCAAAAAAAATAGGGGTATGATTAAATTATTATGATTATCAAAATTATACCCCCCTAAAAAAAGGGGTATGTGAAATAAAAATGAGTATTTTTTCAATTTCGCAATAGTTTTACTATTAAAATTTGAAAATTTATCGCTATATGATATAAATATAATATATTTGTGATATCATTATCGTATCGTATAATGCGAGATATTTAATTTTTCGAGTAAAATCATTTAAAACGAAAGCTATTTTTAGTTTAAAAATTCAATAAGTCAGATATGAAAGAGTATAAAATCATTAAGCAAACCGGAACGGCGGTAAAATCACAGCAGAATTTTGAGGATCTGGTAAATAGTTATGCCAAAATGGACTGGAGGGTGATTAATATGTTCACTCACCGTGGAATATTAAAGGCTCTGATAGAGCGAGACAAGAGAGAGGAAGAATAATGCTGATTGATAGGAGGTCTAAAAATTAGCCCTTCCATAAATATTGAGAAATTATGAAAAGTAAAAAAGCTTTTGCTTTAAGAATTGATGAAGAATTGTTAAAAGCCATCGAAACTCTTGCCAAAGAGGAGTTCCGTTCCACGAATGGTCAGATCGAATGGATGCTGAGCAAGCATGTAAAAGAATCCGGAAGGTTTTCGAATAACCAAAATGAAGAAGGCCTCTATTCCTAGAGGCCTTTCATGCTGTATTAAATTTAGTATGATACTAAATGTTTTGCTATTTGGTTTTTGGATGAACCAGTTTCATTTCATCCACCAGGCGCTTGCTGTCAGCAAACTTATCAATGATAAACAAGATATATCGGGCATCGACCATAATATTTCTACAGATTTCCGGATCATAATTATAATCGCTCATGGTTCCTTCCCACACTCTGTCGAAATTCAGACCAATTAGATTTCCATTTGCATCGATCACAGGACTACCTGAATTTCCTCCTGTTGTATGATTCGTACCAATAAAGTTAACTGGCATTTTGCCGTCGACCCCATAATCTCCATAGTCCTTATTATTATATAACTCAATCAATTTTTCAGGAAGATCGAACTCATAGTCCCCGGGCTGGTATTTCTCGATCACTCCTTTTAAGTAAGAGACAGGCTCGTAATATACTGCATCTTTTGGTTGATATCCATTCACCTTACCATAAGTAACCCTAAGGGTACCATTGGCATCCGGGAAAAATCTTTCTTCCGGAAAGCTTTCCATCAGTGCTTTCATATAAACTTTCTGATTGGCTTTAATTTCCATATTCAAGGCCTGGTATTTTGGATCTATATTTTGATAGAAATTATCAATCAGCTCCTTACCCGTTTGATAACCCACATCCTCATTTATTTTTTTGAGTACCCCATCTTTGTCTCCGGAAAGCATTTCAGACATTTTATCGTAAGAAGTGAGTAATGAATTCTCATATACATCAGCAGTCAGTTTTTCGATGTCAGCATTTTTTATACTTTGAGTTAAATAGGATTCAGGACTTTCCTCTTTGTACATGTTCATCAATCTTTCAAAAACATCACGATCCACGTCGGCGTTGTAATTTTTATAGAATCCTTTGTAGGCGTTTAGCAGACGAGTTCTCTGCTTATCAAAGTCATCGGGATTTTTAAGAACTGCTTTTTCAAATCGGTACAGTCTTACAGTGGCGTTGAGTAATTCGACGTTCCTGTACACCGTCTCTACCCAAAAATCACGGGCCACAGCGACCTCTTCAATTTCGCCATAAAGCCTTTCAAATTCCGGGATCAACGTATTATAAGCCCCATTATCCTTGTTCTTTTCAATAAAACTTGCTTCAAGAGTCTGTTTCTTCTTCACGGCATTTGATTTTTTCAGTCCCTGGCTCTCACCAATCCATTTCTTCCAGTAATTGGCAATTCTGGCATATTTTGAAGCATACTGGATTTTGATCTCAGTATCATTTCTCATGTATTCATCTACTATTTTTAATGCTTCATCCCTAATTTTGATCTTCGGAGGATTTAATTTGTTGACGATCTGATCAATGGCCACCGAAGGAAGGTATTCACTGGTTCGGCCCGGGAAGCCAAAAACCAGTGTAAAATCATTTTCAGAAATTCCGTCGAGTGAAACAGGAAGGAAGTGTTTAGGATCATAGGGTACATTATCTTCGCTAAATTCGGCGGGCTGATTCTGCTTATTTGCATAAATTCGGAATAAAGAGAAATCACCCGTATGACGCGGCCATATCCAGTTATCCGTATCCGATCCGAATTTTCCAATGGAAGCAGGAGGGGCGCCGACCAGACGAATATCTTTAAAAGTTTCCGTGATAAACAGCATGTATTGGTTACCGTCATACATGGATTTTACCCTGGCGTCCTGCCAACTTTCTTTTTTGGCAGCATTTGTCACCGCTTCAATATGCTGACTTATAATATCCTGTTGCTCCTGCAGACTTGCACCTGAAGGAATATTTTTAAGAATATCCTTAGTTACATCTTCGATCCTGACGATCAAGGTAGCGACCATTCCTTTGTTTGGCAATTCATCATTCATTGTTTTTGCCCAAAAACCATCCTGAAGGTAATCGTGTTCAACTGATGAGTGCGATTGAATGGCTCCGTAACCACAGTGATGATTAGTGAGCAGCAATCCGCTATCAGAAATGATCTCAGAAGTACAACCTCCGTTAAAATGCACAATGGCATCCTTTAAGCTCGAGTTGTTTACATCATAAATATCTTTCGCACTAAGCTGGCTTCCCAGACTTTTCATCTCTTTCTCATTCATGCCTTCCAACAATGAAGGTATCCACATTCCTCCTTGTTGAGCCGATACCTGAAAAACCAGAAATAATAATAATAATTTAAATATTTTCATTGATTTGATATTAGAATTTTAATCTGCCAAAGTTAGTATTTTACCTTGGATCTGCCTATGAAAATGAGATGCTTATTTCTTTTTAAATGGATTTTTGCTTTCTAACCAATCCATTGCAGTTTCAAAGGATTTTGGAGCGTCGAACCTGTAACCAAAATAGATCTTAAAATATCCTTTGACACTGTCAAACTGAATCACCGATTTTTCATCGCGATGGGTGGCGCTACCATTAAGACTGGTCCCACCATAAAAACGTGTCGAATTATATCCAAGACCGATCTGGCTACTCACATTGACGGCAAGATCCGTATGATGTGTGATTACCTCTGGTTCATCTTCGGAATATCGGGTTATCAATTTATTGAATTCAGGACCCATACCCAGTGAGAGGCCCAGATTTGAGTACCAGTTCTTGCTAAAAACAAACGTATGATAGTAACCTGCATTCGCTAAAACAAAGAAACTTTTGATATCCTGTGGAGTAGTTTCATCCGTAATTTCGAAATATCCATAGTATAAGCTGGGAATGAAGCTCCCCGTACTTTTGGTTTGAATTTCATTTTGATTGATAACCGCTTTAAATGAATAATTCTCGTTGAACCTGTACGATGTGGTTCCGGTAATGGACATGGTTTTGAGATCCGGTAAGATGATGTATTCATTATCATTTTGAATATCATTGAGGGTAGGGAGTTCCAGGCTGTTCACATAATATCCTTTTACTTTATTAAAATCAAAGTTTTGATAAAAATCTTTGTAAAATATGTTTAAAGCCAATTTAAAAATATTGGTTTTTCCCTTTAAGCTGGAATCGTCAGCTTGTAAAAATTTAGGAGAAAACCCAATTTTTAGTGAAATAAACCTGTAATTAAAGGCGACGCCAAGCCTTAAGTTCGTATTTGGTTCAATAGAATAAACCTGATCTCCCAGATCGTACTCAAATGATCTGACATCATTGTCAAGATCAAGTCTCAGATTCAGGGTGTTGTTCATTTTAAGAAAATATCCTCCTTCAGAATAGTCCTCTTGTAGCTGTGCCCATGAAATCAGGGGTAAAATAAAGAATATGATCCATGTGTTCTTCTTCATAAATACATTCAGGTAATGGCAATAAATATAAGCTAATTTTAGAATGGTAATAAAAAGTGTTCAATTGGCTTTAGTTTTTTATATTTAGCACCCGTAAACGAGTCATATGACCAGAAATTACTTCCTTAATATTTGCCTGCTGCTTGCATGTACCCTCGGTTTTTCACAAACAAAATCTCCGTCACAATTCCTGGGTTATGAGCTTGGAAGCAGATTTACACAACACTTTCAGGTGGTTGATTACTTCCAGTATATTGCGGGTGAGCATAAGAATGTAAAACTGTTGTCTTATGGGGAAACCTACGAGAACAGGCCGCTTTATCTTGCCTTTGTAAGTTCTCAGGAAAATATGTCGAACCTTGAAGAAATTCGAAAAAACCATTTAAACAACCTCGAAGATCCGGGTAATGGTAAAAAAGAGTCAGAAATTGCCATTGTATGGCTAAGTTATAATGTCCACGGGAATGAATCGGTAAGTTCAGAAGTTGCTTTACAAGCCCTGTACGAATTGGTCAACCCTGATCATGAGGAATCAAAAGAATGGTTAAAGAACACTCTTGTGATTATTGATCCATGTTTGAATCCTGATGGAAGGGAAAGATATGTGAACTGGTATAAACAAAACAAAGGTGTCCGATTTAACAGTAATTCCTACGTTGCCGAACATAAAGAGGCATGGCCCGGAGGTCGTGGGAATCATTATTTATTTGATTTGAACAGGGACTGGGCCTGGGTTTCTCAGACAGAGTCCAGGAGTAGATTAAAAGTATTTAATCAATGGATGCCTCATGTACATGTTGACTTTCATGAACAAGGAATAGAGTCGCCTTATTATTTTGCCCCGGCATCAAAACCATTTCATGAGATTGTTACTCCTTTTCAGAATGAATTTCAGACTTTAGTAGGAAAAAATCACGCAAAATATTTTGATGCTAAGGGATGGTTGTATTTTACCAGAGAGACCTTTGATCTCTTATATCCAAGCTATGGAGATACCTATCCTCTGTTTAATGGGGCCATCGGAATGACCTATGAACAAGGGGGTAGTGGAGCGGCAGGATTAAGCGTCAAGACAAAAGACGGGAATCTTCTAACTTTAAAAGACAGGATTGAGCATCATTTGACCACAAGTATGTCGACTGTAGAAGTCTCATCTCAAAATTCCGATCTTCTCATCAGCGAGTTTAAAAAGTACTTTGAAAATGCCAGGGAAAGGCCTTTTGGCAAATACAAGGCCTACGTTGTAAAAGGTAAAGAAAGAGATAAGATCAAAGCCCTCACTGAATTTCTTGATATACATAAAATTAGTTATGGAAGCCCAACAAAGAGGGCCAGTGCTTCGGGTTACAGCTATTTGAGCAATGAAATGTCAAAATTTCAAATTGAAGAAGAGGACCTTGTCATTAGTATGTATCAGGCAAAATCAAACCTCGTCAAAACTTTATTTGAACCGAGAACAAAACTGATGGATTCGTTGACCTATGATATTACCGCCTGGTCTGTTCCTTTCGCGCATGGACTTGATGCTTATGCGCTGGAGTCAAATATTCAGACGAAGTCTTTTCATAATGAGAACAAAGAAAAAGATTCTGTGTCCAATGAAAATCCTTATGCCTTTATTGTTAAATGGAAGAGTAAAACCGATGCTGCGTTTTTGGGCTACTTATTACAAAATAAAGTCAAGGTTAGTTTTGCGACAAGAAACTTCAGTATTTCAAATACGATGCATGCTGCAGGAAGTTTAATTATAACAAAAGCTGCCAACAGGGATTTGATGGATTTCAACAAAGTCATAAGCGAAGGAGCCACTAAATATAACAGGGAGATCTATTCTACATCATCCGGCTGGTCGGCAAACGGGCCGGATCTCGGATCGAATAAGATGAAGTATCTAAAAGCACCAAAGGTTGCCGTGTTGAAAGGAAAAGAAGTATATTCTTCGAGTTTTGGATTTGTATGGCATTTTTTAGATCAGGAACTTGGTTACGAATTGAATATTGTAAATACGTCGGATTTTTCCATGAGCGACCTAAATAAATTTAATGTACTTATTCTCCCGGAGGGAAGTTATAATAAGGTTTTTGACAAGGAGAAAATGAAAAAGTTAAGTACATGGATCCAAAATGGAGGGAAAATTATTGCTATAGGAGCAGCAAATTCTATATTTGCCAAATCAAAGGATTTTGAATTATCCGATTTTGAGAGTGAAGCGATGAAAAAGAAGGAGGAATTAAGGAAAGATTCCATTCAAAAAACAAAACGACTACAGCCCTATTATATGAAGGAAAGAAGCCATCTTTCACATGCCGTAAACGGTGGTGTTTATAAGGTATTCCTGGATGGTACAAATCCATTGGGATATGGTTATGAGAACAATTATTTCTCGCTGAAGAAAAGTGGAAGATCTTATTCCTATTTGAAGAGTGGTCAAAACGTTGGAGTGATCAGGGAAGGATCAAATCCTGTGAGTGGGTTTGTAGGTGAAAATTCACTAAAAAAATTGAACCGGTCCCTTGTTTTCGGCGTTGAAAAAAAGGGAAAAGGTTCATTGGTTTATCTGGTGGACGACCCCTTGTACAGGAGTTTCTGGGAGAATGGTAAGTTGCTTTTTTCAAATGCCATATTTATGGTGGGTAACGAATAAAACAAAAAATAAATATGAATAACGTACCGGTATTTACAAATGACACCATAGTTTTTGGATTACTAATGATAACCCTGGGGTTTATTTTCTATACTTCCTCAAAAAGTGATGGGTTTTGGTTTAAATTCTATAAGGTTGTACCGGCTTTATTTATGGCCTATATGCTACCGGCTGTATTGACCACTTCCGGTCTGATTGCGCCTGAGTGGGAGACGGTGAACCCGGATGGAAGTATTGAAGAACATTCTTCCAATCTGTACTTTATGTCGAGTCGATATTTGCTTCCTGCTGCGCTTGTCCTGATGACCTTAAGTATTGATTTGAAGGCGGTTTTTAATCTGGGATGGAAGGCGCTGGCCATGTTTTTTACGGGTACCGTAGGAATTGTCATTGGTGGGCCGATAGCCATTCTTTTGATCTCAATGGTTTCACCAGAAACTGTGGGAGGAGCAGGACCGGATGCGGTATGGAGAGGATTGTCAACCTTGGCGGGAAGCTGGATCGGAGGAGGCGCAAACCAAACTGCCATGCTTGAAATTTATGGCTATAACCCAAAACTATACGGGGGAATGGTATTTGTGGATATTGTCGTTGCCAATATTTGGATGGCCATAATTCTGATTGGAGTTGGCCGATCCAAGGAAATTGATAAATGGTTAAATTCAGATACTTCAGCTATTGAGGAGCTCAAGGAAAAGGTCAGTACATTTTCTAAAAAAGTTGAAAGAAACCCTAATCTTACGGATCTGATGATCATGGTAGCTTTGTCTTTCGGAACAGTAAGCCTCGCTCACCTTGGAGCGGGTTATTTAAGTGATTTTTTTGCCGATTTTGTCAATGGCATTCAAAACCAGACTACCAAAAATGTATTTACGTTTTTAAGTTCTCCGTTTTTCTGGATGATCAGCTTATCAACGGTTGCTGCAATTTTACTGTCATTTACGAAAGCGAAAAACTATGAAGGAGCAGGTGCCAGTAAAATCGGTAGCGTTTTTATTTACATATTGGTCGCTTCCATAGGAATGAAAATGGACTTAAGACTTATTTTAGACAATATCGGACTGGTCGCCATAGGTTTTGTCTGGATGAGTATTCATGCTCTACTGCTTATACTTGTTGCTAAAATGATCAGGGCTCCATACTTTTTTCTCGCTGTTGGGAGTCAGGCAAATGTTGGAGGGGCGGCATCAGCTCCAATTGTTGCATCAGCATTTCACCCTTCTCTGGCCACAGTTGGGGTTCTTCTGGCTGTGTTTGGTTATGCAGTGGGAACGATTGCTGCCATTGGATGCACCATTTTGATGCAATTGGTCTCCCAATAAATCAAACCGCTTTTAAGTAATAAATTCATTTTTTCTAATATATTTGCGCACTTAAAACCATTACAATGAAGAAGACCGGTCTGATTATCGTAATTGCTCTGGCAATTGCAGCATGTTCGAAGGATAGTGATAATACCATGTATGTAAAAGCCCAGATAAAGGGCTTAAAGAAAGGAACTTTTTTTCTGCAGAAACAAATGGATTCTCTGATCGTTTCAGTGGATTCTGTTTCGGTAAACGGCAAGGAGGATTTCGTGTTAACCGATCAGGTGGATAGCCCGGAAATGTATTACCTTACTCTGGGAAACAGTTCAAAACGAATCGCTTTTTTTGGTGAAAAG
This DNA window, taken from Lutimonas zeaxanthinifaciens, encodes the following:
- a CDS encoding ammonium transporter, which gives rise to MELLTINNVWMMICTALVFFMHLGFAFLEIGLTRQKNTINILFKNIFIITIGLLLYCLVGFNLMYPGFAEGSSGFFSFAGFGITPPEGGMTAAYADGGYTWWTDFLFQGMFAATAATIVSGAVAERIKIVPFMIFVLVYVGIIYPWAGSWKWGGGFLDMRETPFYDFAGSTLVHSVGGWAALVAVWLLGARIGKFKDGKPMAIPGHNIPLATAGVLILWLGWFGFNGGSVLSADPELTSLTLVTTCLAAAAGGVASFLLSTAMYKNLDLTMYLNGILGGLVSITAGADQMSPTDAILIGSIGGAIIVLAVAFIDRIKLDDPVGAIAVHLICGIWGTLAVGIFGSLAGVDQLISQIVGILSYAIVCIVSSFIILFTLKKTVGIRVSEKEELEGLDGFEHGMDAYADFRMNEH
- a CDS encoding S46 family peptidase, which translates into the protein MKIFKLLLLFLVFQVSAQQGGMWIPSLLEGMNEKEMKSLGSQLSAKDIYDVNNSSLKDAIVHFNGGCTSEIISDSGLLLTNHHCGYGAIQSHSSVEHDYLQDGFWAKTMNDELPNKGMVATLIVRIEDVTKDILKNIPSGASLQEQQDIISQHIEAVTNAAKKESWQDARVKSMYDGNQYMLFITETFKDIRLVGAPPASIGKFGSDTDNWIWPRHTGDFSLFRIYANKQNQPAEFSEDNVPYDPKHFLPVSLDGISENDFTLVFGFPGRTSEYLPSVAIDQIVNKLNPPKIKIRDEALKIVDEYMRNDTEIKIQYASKYARIANYWKKWIGESQGLKKSNAVKKKQTLEASFIEKNKDNGAYNTLIPEFERLYGEIEEVAVARDFWVETVYRNVELLNATVRLYRFEKAVLKNPDDFDKQRTRLLNAYKGFYKNYNADVDRDVFERLMNMYKEESPESYLTQSIKNADIEKLTADVYENSLLTSYDKMSEMLSGDKDGVLKKINEDVGYQTGKELIDNFYQNIDPKYQALNMEIKANQKVYMKALMESFPEERFFPDANGTLRVTYGKVNGYQPKDAVYYEPVSYLKGVIEKYQPGDYEFDLPEKLIELYNNKDYGDYGVDGKMPVNFIGTNHTTGGNSGSPVIDANGNLIGLNFDRVWEGTMSDYNYDPEICRNIMVDARYILFIIDKFADSKRLVDEMKLVHPKTK
- a CDS encoding porin translates to MKNLFTIALLLFSFLTYAQEETTEKAEEEKKKKFSFSGSADVYYRTNINAPNGGDNHQTPNTSFANGNGFAIGMANAIIAYEGKKVGAVADLVFGPRGTDAVFGSLQWDIDGDGAPDLGNSSQIVNQLYVYWNVSDKVTLTFGNFNTFLGYEVISPTGNFNYSTSYMFSYGPFSHTGLKMDWAINDDWSFMAAIMNDNDYTNFNPTNNYTLGAQVGFKGTYLNFLYGPQFQVDLTTGFDITDSFYLGLNSTYYVDNDTDASFYGVAIYPQLQTSDNFALGFRAEYFGESKEGVGAIGGYDDNGDANAFEFTLTGNYAIGDLMIIPEFRIDTTSEDTFVNSDLDPTGSLASFLVAAVYKF
- a CDS encoding DUF4421 family protein, coding for MKKNTWIIFFILPLISWAQLQEDYSEGGYFLKMNNTLNLRLDLDNDVRSFEYDLGDQVYSIEPNTNLRLGVAFNYRFISLKIGFSPKFLQADDSSLKGKTNIFKLALNIFYKDFYQNFDFNKVKGYYVNSLELPTLNDIQNDNEYIILPDLKTMSITGTTSYRFNENYSFKAVINQNEIQTKSTGSFIPSLYYGYFEITDETTPQDIKSFFVLANAGYYHTFVFSKNWYSNLGLSLGMGPEFNKLITRYSEDEPEVITHHTDLAVNVSSQIGLGYNSTRFYGGTSLNGSATHRDEKSVIQFDSVKGYFKIYFGYRFDAPKSFETAMDWLESKNPFKKK
- a CDS encoding DUF4177 domain-containing protein, with translation MKEYKIIKQTGTAVKSQQNFEDLVNSYAKMDWRVINMFTHRGILKALIERDKREEE
- a CDS encoding P-II family nitrogen regulator, which codes for MKKIEAIIRKSKYSDVKEALHSVGVNFFSYWDATGRGNEKEGHVYRGVSYSTSDIQRRFLSIVVNDDFEEVTIKAILDAGSTGEVGDGKIFVSEIVDCYRIRTGEKGGDTLK
- a CDS encoding Arc family DNA binding domain-containing protein, whose product is MKSKKAFALRIDEELLKAIETLAKEEFRSTNGQIEWMLSKHVKESGRFSNNQNEEGLYS
- a CDS encoding S1/P1 nuclease; this translates as MNRSLTLFILSIIICNSLFANTPDWGATGHRTVGEIAERHLSKKAKKQINNILNGRGLAMVSTYGDDIKSDKKYDKYYTWHFVNFPFDTKYETSKKDKRGDIVMGIQTCVDQLKDPNTSQEDKSFYLKFLVHLVGDLHQPLHVGRAEDRGGNDIKVLWHYDKSNLHRVWDSEMIESFNMSYTELAANSKTLSREQIKNIEKGSILDWTYESQALAKKVYASAKMDEKLGYRYSYDHFETVQSQLQKSGIRLAKILNEIFD